Below is a window of Bacillus horti DNA.
ACAAGTAAAAGAAACAGAAAAGATTCTATTAGATGAGTTAAATCTTGATGTTCCAAAAGCCGTATTGAACAAATTCAGTATGCTAGTGAGAGAATCTAGCAGTGAGGATGAGCGTATTGCCTTCGATTTTCTAGTCGATTTTCTAAAGGAATGGGGCATTCCCCACACCCTTCATCAGCCTAGCATTTATTTAAGTGTTCCTGTGTCTGCTGCGCTTAAGGTTAGCCGTCCTACAGCAAAGACCTATCGAGCAAAAACTCCTGCATTTGCTGTGTCCACGGGAGACGATTGGCTTAGTGGTGAAGTGGTATACACAGGCTCCAAGCAAGCAAAAGGGTTAGATGACATTTTTGCTGGAGGAATTGAAGTTGGTGATCTTGATGTTGCTGGAAAAATCGTACTTACAGACGGTCTTGCCATGCCACGAAAGGTAAAGGAATTCGGGGAGCTTGGAGTAAAAGCAGCTATTTTTATTAATCCGGGTAAAAACATCCATGATGGAATTTGTACACCTATCTGGGGTTCACCAGATTTAGATACGATTGATCAGGAGCCAGTCATTCCTGTGATCGCCATTAATCTAGAGGATGGGAATGAATTGAAGGAGCTTTGCGCTCAAGGAGATGTTCAGGTTGAGCTGCAAACGGAACATAAAAAAGGCTGGTTCGAATGTCCTTTACTTGATATTTTCATTGAAGGAACGGAAGACCCTGAAAAATATGTTCTCCTTCATGGTCACTTAGATTCATGGACCGTAGGGATTGGTGACAACGCAACGGGTGACGCTTCTCTACTAGAAATGGCTCGAGTGTTTTACAAGCACAAGGATAAATTAAAGAGAAGCGTACGCATTGCCATATGGCCAGGTCATTCGACCGGAAGATATGCTGGATCAACATGGTTTGCTGATGAGTTTGCTCTAGATTTAGAGGACAATTGCGTAGCACAGGTGAATTGCGACTCTCCAGGCTGTCGCTGGGCAACATCCTATGATTATATGGATTGGATGAGTGAGGTAGATGCGTTCTGTAAGGAAGCGATTCAGGATTCAGTTGGGCAAGGCTCCAAAGGAGTAAGACCAAGTAGAGCAGGTGATTATTCCTTTAACAACATTGGAATCACCTCGTTCTATATGCTTTCCTCTAGTATTCCAGAAGATGTGCTTGCTCAAAAGGGGTACTATCCTGTTGGAGGCTGTGGAGCGAATATTGAATGGCACACGGAGGATGATCTACTCCACGTAGCTGATTACGATATCCTCATGAAGGATCTTAAGGTGTATACAACGTCTGTATTTCGAGTGTTAAATGAGCCGATTCATCCGTATAATTTTGTGCATACGTTAGATGAGTTTACTCAAACCATTACAGCGTATCAGGAGGCAGCAGGGGAGCATTTTAGCTTTACTGATGGTCTTGCGCAAGTAGCTGAGCTTCGTGGTGCACTAGTTGAATTTTATGAACACGTTGAGTCTCTTAAAGAGGGACAAGTTTCCGAAGCTGAAGTCAAGGATGCTAACGAAAAAATACTAGGCTTAGGGCGGATTCTAATTCCATTAAACTTCTCAAGAAGAGGTAAATTCCGCCATGATCCAGCCTTAGACGTTCCGGCACTTCCAGATATTGCACCGGC
It encodes the following:
- a CDS encoding M28 family peptidase produces the protein MATIQVKETEKILLDELNLDVPKAVLNKFSMLVRESSSEDERIAFDFLVDFLKEWGIPHTLHQPSIYLSVPVSAALKVSRPTAKTYRAKTPAFAVSTGDDWLSGEVVYTGSKQAKGLDDIFAGGIEVGDLDVAGKIVLTDGLAMPRKVKEFGELGVKAAIFINPGKNIHDGICTPIWGSPDLDTIDQEPVIPVIAINLEDGNELKELCAQGDVQVELQTEHKKGWFECPLLDIFIEGTEDPEKYVLLHGHLDSWTVGIGDNATGDASLLEMARVFYKHKDKLKRSVRIAIWPGHSTGRYAGSTWFADEFALDLEDNCVAQVNCDSPGCRWATSYDYMDWMSEVDAFCKEAIQDSVGQGSKGVRPSRAGDYSFNNIGITSFYMLSSSIPEDVLAQKGYYPVGGCGANIEWHTEDDLLHVADYDILMKDLKVYTTSVFRVLNEPIHPYNFVHTLDEFTQTITAYQEAAGEHFSFTDGLAQVAELRGALVEFYEHVESLKEGQVSEAEVKDANEKILGLGRILIPLNFSRRGKFRHDPALDVPALPDIAPAKDLLSIKAGSHLYNVTLNHLRRGQNRLIWSLKEAQKLLK